In a genomic window of Candidatus Omnitrophota bacterium:
- a CDS encoding sigma-70 family RNA polymerase sigma factor, translated as MDDLEFVQGCLKGNKQSWSEFISRYSRLIYNYIYSVLAVRGHTAPLEQVEDIFQEIFHALIKDNYKKLSTYQAKNGCSLASWLRQVTINFTIDYLRKLKPAVSLDAENEDGFALGDTLKDLTAGAIEFLNDQDRRKTLQECISLLESDEQFFLELFLNQGLSLEEIKGYYKINRGAVDMRKSRIFQKLQDCFKKKGFLG; from the coding sequence ATGGATGATTTGGAGTTTGTCCAAGGCTGCCTCAAAGGGAACAAGCAATCCTGGTCTGAATTCATCTCGCGTTATTCCCGCCTAATCTATAACTATATCTATAGTGTTTTAGCTGTCAGAGGACATACTGCTCCTTTGGAACAGGTCGAGGATATTTTCCAAGAAATATTTCATGCCTTAATCAAGGATAACTATAAAAAATTATCCACTTATCAAGCTAAAAATGGCTGTTCTTTAGCCAGTTGGCTCAGGCAGGTCACCATTAACTTTACCATTGATTATTTACGCAAACTTAAGCCTGCTGTATCTCTTGATGCGGAGAATGAGGATGGTTTTGCTTTAGGGGATACCCTCAAAGATCTAACGGCCGGGGCAATTGAATTCCTTAATGATCAGGATCGCCGTAAGACCCTCCAGGAGTGTATCAGCTTGCTTGAGTCCGATGAACAGTTTTTTCTCGAACTATTTTTGAATCAGGGGCTAAGCCTGGAGGAGATCAAGGGTTATTATAAAATTAACCGTGGAGCAGTGGATATGCGCAAGAGCAGGATATTCCAGAAACTGCAGGATTGTTTTAAAAAGAAAGGTTTTTTAGGTTAG
- a CDS encoding tetratricopeptide repeat protein — protein MPYAQALILEVFKQDNALKMGLFDQSQTTPTLRHYSQVGVSFSELRQLSTEMVGILNCLPKDQSSKHDQLRSLQKIGRLLWDHLLSRSIKEKLKNTGSCILTLSLDEELIYIPWELVFDGVDFFCLKFSLGRLVRSKGDSTLLQYRNLSDSLRMLILANPNNDLKSAYTEGLNIKNQFSHKTKKVQVDFKSTNIDKNYVRKNLCDYDIVHFAGHCEFDRKEDQENGWVLSDGIFKVEDILRMGQSCSLPALIFSNTCHSAQVRPTLIDSEYQRDNYGMASAFLFAGVRHYIGSIRKIEDNASLVFAREFYAKLISGVSVGESLRLSKLKLVKEYSLSSLHWVNYLLYGDPGFNFFKIPRHRETRRKTGAFYKKLIIGIGLPVFLICASILLAFWLPKINPQKLYLFLNSEAQFRKGNNQAAIVLGEQVIKKDQDFLAVYPVIANAYQRLGNKDQALKYYFDYVLKSEKLNDKAHLAQAYIKLGWFYQLDGQYVRAQELYEKAINLSRQLKDKKNEAVALRKLAVWHIDKKNYGQALDLLTKSASINLESPDNSGSAKNLASDYFDIGLVFANKNDYAAAKDFYEKSLKIFQRLKLNNELSDCYFNLGEIYFYEKQYQKALDYYFKGLKLDQEQNNRVNLASGYNMIGELYLEIDDSTRAQSYFKQAVESSEEINSRMDLANASYNLGLLYKKQGRKNLAREYWRKAQEIYRLVDPDRYQETKTQLLELNSL, from the coding sequence ATGCCTTATGCGCAAGCCCTAATCTTAGAAGTTTTTAAGCAGGATAACGCGCTTAAGATGGGCTTATTTGACCAGAGCCAAACCACCCCCACTTTACGCCATTACAGCCAAGTGGGGGTTTCTTTTTCAGAATTAAGGCAATTAAGCACGGAGATGGTGGGTATTTTAAACTGCCTGCCTAAAGATCAATCATCTAAACATGATCAGCTAAGAAGCCTGCAAAAGATCGGCCGCCTGCTTTGGGACCATCTGCTTAGCCGTTCGATTAAGGAGAAACTAAAAAATACCGGTTCTTGCATATTAACCCTTTCTTTGGATGAAGAACTGATTTATATACCATGGGAATTGGTTTTTGACGGGGTGGATTTTTTCTGCTTGAAATTCAGCTTAGGCAGGTTAGTGCGCAGTAAAGGAGATTCCACATTGCTACAGTATCGTAATTTATCGGATAGTTTAAGGATGTTGATTTTGGCCAATCCGAACAACGATTTAAAATCCGCTTATACCGAAGGTTTAAATATCAAAAACCAATTTAGCCATAAAACCAAAAAGGTGCAGGTTGATTTTAAATCCACCAATATTGACAAAAACTATGTGCGGAAGAATCTCTGTGATTATGATATTGTGCATTTTGCCGGCCACTGCGAGTTTGACCGCAAAGAGGATCAAGAGAACGGCTGGGTTTTAAGCGACGGAATTTTTAAGGTTGAGGATATTCTTCGGATGGGCCAGAGTTGCAGTTTACCGGCCCTGATATTCTCAAACACCTGCCATTCCGCCCAGGTAAGGCCTACTTTGATCGACTCGGAGTATCAAAGAGACAATTATGGGATGGCCAGCGCCTTTTTATTTGCCGGAGTAAGGCATTATATCGGATCCATCCGTAAAATTGAAGATAATGCCAGCCTGGTATTTGCCCGGGAATTTTACGCAAAACTTATTTCAGGGGTAAGCGTGGGAGAGTCTTTACGTTTATCTAAATTAAAGCTGGTAAAGGAATATAGTTTAAGCAGTTTACATTGGGTAAACTATTTACTTTATGGCGATCCTGGATTTAATTTTTTTAAAATCCCACGGCACAGAGAAACCAGGCGTAAAACAGGCGCTTTTTATAAAAAGCTTATAATTGGAATTGGTTTGCCTGTTTTTTTAATTTGCGCCAGTATCCTTCTGGCATTTTGGCTGCCTAAGATCAATCCGCAAAAGCTATACTTGTTTCTTAATTCCGAAGCCCAGTTCCGTAAAGGCAATAATCAGGCGGCCATTGTTTTAGGGGAGCAGGTAATTAAGAAGGACCAGGATTTTCTCGCGGTTTATCCGGTGATTGCCAATGCCTACCAGCGCCTTGGCAATAAAGATCAGGCGTTGAAATATTATTTTGATTATGTGCTTAAGAGTGAAAAGCTGAATGATAAAGCCCACCTTGCGCAGGCCTATATAAAATTGGGGTGGTTTTATCAGCTGGACGGACAGTATGTCCGCGCCCAAGAGTTATATGAGAAGGCGATCAATCTAAGCCGCCAACTAAAGGATAAGAAAAATGAAGCAGTGGCTTTAAGGAAATTAGCCGTCTGGCATATTGATAAGAAAAATTACGGGCAGGCCCTGGATCTGTTAACCAAGAGCGCTTCCATTAACCTGGAGAGCCCTGATAATTCGGGAAGCGCTAAGAACCTGGCAAGCGATTATTTTGATATCGGGCTGGTTTTTGCCAATAAAAATGATTATGCGGCAGCCAAGGATTTTTACGAGAAAAGCCTTAAGATATTTCAACGGCTAAAGCTAAATAATGAATTAAGCGATTGTTATTTTAATTTGGGGGAGATCTATTTTTACGAGAAACAGTATCAGAAGGCGCTGGATTATTACTTTAAAGGCTTGAAATTAGACCAGGAGCAAAATAATAGAGTTAATTTAGCCAGCGGCTATAATATGATCGGAGAACTTTATTTGGAAATTGATGATTCGACAAGAGCCCAGAGTTATTTTAAGCAAGCGGTTGAGTCATCCGAAGAAATCAACAGCCGGATGGATTTAGCCAATGCCAGTTATAATCTTGGGTTGTTATATAAGAAACAGGGAAGAAAGAATCTGGCCAGGGAATATTGGCGTAAGGCGCAGGAAATCTATCGCTTAGTCGACCCGGATAGATACCAGGAAACCAAAACCCAATTGTTGGAGTTGAATAGTTTATAA
- a CDS encoding Rrf2 family transcriptional regulator: MNITYKGDYALKALLDLAVHYDLGLSTIHDIAKRINAPVKFLEQVLLDLKKGGFVESRRGNVGGYLLSRPPAKIVLGDVVRFIDGPTEPIACVGSDYSGCTDIYRCSFRRIWQDVAKATSGIIDNITFEDLVNKLEVNKEALVYQI, encoded by the coding sequence ATGAATATAACTTATAAAGGTGATTACGCGTTAAAAGCGCTTTTGGATTTAGCGGTGCATTATGACTTAGGATTATCAACGATACACGATATTGCCAAGCGTATCAATGCCCCGGTTAAGTTTCTTGAACAGGTCCTTCTGGATTTAAAAAAGGGCGGTTTTGTGGAAAGCCGGCGCGGTAATGTCGGTGGTTATTTGCTCTCCCGGCCTCCGGCTAAAATAGTGTTGGGAGATGTGGTTAGATTTATTGACGGCCCGACAGAGCCGATTGCCTGTGTTGGAAGTGATTATTCAGGTTGTACCGATATATATAGGTGTAGTTTTCGCAGGATCTGGCAGGATGTAGCCAAAGCTACTTCGGGGATAATCGATAATATAACCTTTGAAGACTTGGTAAATAAGCTAGAAGTGAACAAAGAAGCGCTGGTTTATCAGATTTAA
- a CDS encoding YezD family protein encodes MKMENIKIGSDTVIKNIKEAVLGLDYGDVLIKVHNSRIVQIEVTQRKRFDDAHKIEGGGGI; translated from the coding sequence ATGAAAATGGAAAATATAAAAATAGGCAGTGATACGGTTATTAAAAACATTAAAGAGGCGGTTTTGGGCCTTGATTATGGTGACGTCCTGATCAAAGTGCATAATTCCAGGATTGTGCAGATTGAGGTGACTCAAAGGAAGCGTTTTGACGATGCCCATAAAATTGAAGGAGGTGGCGGAATATAG
- a CDS encoding phosphoadenylyl-sulfate reductase gives MSILDNKDDLKELVETLNFKEKVERSKQLIKEAYKRYGDSLVVANSLGKDSVAVWDLAKKVNPKIRGFIVTTRFKPAETIKFMKEEVARYPELKVYQNDSEIPERLYETEPDKCCDILKVEPVKRSIEEMHVKCWVTGLRCTEGRTRTDFKEVEERDKGLIKLNPILIWKEREVWQYLALYRVPVNPLYGEGYRSLGCAPCTKITNDDNERAGRWIGTSKCGGECGIHTRPLKK, from the coding sequence ATGAGTATTTTGGATAACAAGGATGATTTAAAGGAATTGGTGGAAACGCTGAATTTTAAGGAGAAGGTAGAAAGGTCAAAACAATTGATCAAGGAGGCATATAAGCGTTACGGAGATTCTTTGGTAGTCGCGAATAGTTTAGGCAAGGATTCAGTGGCAGTATGGGATTTGGCAAAAAAGGTAAACCCGAAGATCCGCGGATTTATCGTTACCACCAGGTTTAAGCCTGCGGAAACAATTAAATTTATGAAAGAAGAGGTAGCGCGGTATCCTGAATTAAAAGTGTATCAAAATGATTCAGAGATTCCCGAGAGGCTATATGAAACTGAGCCGGATAAATGTTGCGATATTTTAAAAGTTGAACCGGTGAAAAGATCCATTGAAGAGATGCATGTGAAATGCTGGGTTACGGGATTGCGCTGCACAGAGGGCCGTACGCGAACTGATTTTAAAGAAGTGGAAGAAAGGGATAAGGGCCTAATTAAGCTTAATCCGATTCTGATCTGGAAGGAGCGCGAAGTCTGGCAGTATTTAGCGCTTTATCGGGTTCCGGTGAATCCGCTCTATGGAGAAGGATACCGTTCACTGGGATGCGCGCCTTGCACCAAGATTACCAATGACGATAATGAACGCGCCGGACGTTGGATCGGCACCAGCAAATGCGGCGGAGAATGCGGGATACATACCCGGCCGCTTAAAAAGTAA
- a CDS encoding putative porin, with amino-acid sequence MRVLLVVGWLLAAQLASATLAFAVETDVDKLLEFLIKEKVLTQEKATEFRADLAIKKQEEKQPAAVPDWVQNIKLKGDVRTRYEWDKNKNQQDNSRARIRVRIGVEAKVNNKLKAGIGISTGNTNDPRSRDITLGNSSTANTPGSPKGIILDYAYGQYTPFNWLTLTAGKFQNVLWQPFDALWDNDITPEGFGVNLSHKFNSKLDFFLNNLFYILKNDSRLDKQAFLEALQSGINWAVNGKVKLKSALTYYLFQGVKGAQKFSDSKSGTAPYASSGNTLVGGTYRYNYNSIQPTVELSFKDPFQGFLPYAAIFGDYIYNVSSVGNGAGGFDLGLKFGAEKVSDWKQWQGKLVYSKLGRDSRLDILTDNNRYGGNTNSQAIEGILEFGLGKNTTLVLDYYSSQSLTKASSTGYAPEQLFQADWNLKF; translated from the coding sequence ATGAGAGTTCTTCTAGTTGTAGGTTGGTTGTTAGCAGCGCAGCTGGCTTCAGCAACCTTAGCATTTGCTGTTGAAACCGATGTTGATAAGTTGCTTGAATTTCTGATTAAGGAAAAAGTCCTGACTCAAGAAAAGGCAACGGAATTCAGGGCGGATTTAGCGATAAAGAAGCAGGAAGAAAAACAACCCGCAGCGGTTCCTGATTGGGTCCAGAACATTAAACTTAAAGGGGATGTCAGGACAAGATATGAATGGGATAAGAATAAAAACCAGCAGGATAATTCAAGAGCAAGGATTAGAGTTAGGATAGGAGTAGAAGCTAAGGTTAACAATAAACTAAAGGCGGGTATTGGTATTTCAACCGGAAACACTAATGATCCGCGTTCCAGGGATATTACGCTGGGTAATTCTTCTACGGCTAACACGCCAGGCTCGCCCAAAGGTATTATCCTGGATTATGCATATGGGCAATATACGCCATTCAACTGGTTAACCTTAACTGCCGGTAAGTTCCAGAACGTTTTGTGGCAGCCCTTTGATGCGTTATGGGATAATGATATTACTCCGGAAGGATTCGGTGTTAACTTAAGCCATAAGTTTAACTCAAAGCTGGATTTCTTCTTGAATAATTTATTTTACATTTTAAAGAATGATTCCAGGCTCGATAAACAGGCTTTTCTGGAAGCTTTACAATCCGGGATAAATTGGGCTGTAAATGGTAAAGTCAAACTGAAGAGCGCTCTTACTTACTATCTTTTTCAAGGCGTAAAGGGCGCGCAGAAGTTTAGCGATAGTAAAAGCGGCACAGCTCCTTACGCATCAAGCGGCAATACCTTGGTTGGCGGAACATATAGGTATAATTATAACTCCATTCAACCGACCGTTGAACTCTCATTTAAAGATCCATTCCAAGGATTTTTGCCTTACGCGGCTATTTTCGGAGACTACATTTATAATGTCTCTAGCGTAGGAAACGGAGCAGGTGGTTTTGATCTGGGTTTGAAATTCGGAGCGGAAAAAGTCAGTGACTGGAAACAATGGCAGGGCAAACTGGTATATTCAAAATTAGGCAGAGATAGCCGGCTGGATATATTAACCGATAATAATCGGTATGGTGGAAACACCAATTCCCAGGCTATTGAGGGTATTTTGGAGTTTGGATTAGGTAAGAATACGACTCTAGTACTGGATTATTATTCTTCACAGAGTCTCACTAAGGCCAGCTCAACCGGTTATGCTCCAGAGCAGCTTTTTCAGGCTGACTGGAATTTGAAATTTTAA
- a CDS encoding substrate-binding domain-containing protein, translating into MKKLIIIALALSLLKISSNNVFAQGSELQGTLTLSGAWAIYPTAVAWAEGFQKKYPKVKIDVSAGGAGKGATDAITGLVDIGMVSREPDPAEIKKGITPVYILHDAVFAVINEKNPALESILKKGVNKENFIDSWVNGSIATWDKVAASKVNKPIHLFTRSDSCGAAQSWAGYLGKKQEDLKGIGVYGDPGILEAVKKDPIGIGYNNFSYVFSRDGALANGIRLVPIDSNENGKADADEIYTNRDEAVKAIRAGRYPATRRNYFFVKGKPAGLVREFILFALSEEGVKIVDEVGASLSLATQEREKVLKSLE; encoded by the coding sequence ATGAAAAAATTAATTATTATCGCGTTAGCATTAAGTCTTTTGAAGATTTCAAGTAATAATGTTTTTGCTCAAGGAAGTGAACTCCAGGGTACCCTGACACTGTCAGGCGCCTGGGCAATTTATCCTACGGCAGTGGCTTGGGCAGAGGGTTTTCAGAAGAAATACCCTAAAGTAAAAATCGATGTTTCAGCCGGAGGCGCAGGGAAAGGCGCTACTGATGCCATTACCGGTTTAGTTGATATCGGAATGGTTTCACGCGAGCCGGATCCCGCAGAGATTAAAAAAGGAATAACGCCGGTTTATATTCTTCATGACGCGGTTTTTGCTGTAATTAATGAAAAAAATCCCGCACTTGAGAGTATCCTTAAAAAGGGGGTTAATAAAGAAAACTTTATTGATTCCTGGGTTAATGGATCAATCGCTACCTGGGATAAGGTAGCAGCTAGCAAAGTGAATAAACCGATTCATCTTTTTACGCGCTCTGATTCCTGCGGAGCTGCCCAAAGTTGGGCGGGATACTTGGGTAAAAAGCAGGAGGATTTAAAAGGGATCGGAGTTTATGGCGATCCGGGGATTTTGGAAGCGGTAAAAAAAGATCCAATCGGCATAGGCTACAATAATTTCAGTTATGTATTCTCCCGTGATGGCGCATTAGCTAACGGTATAAGATTAGTTCCGATAGATTCAAATGAGAATGGTAAAGCCGATGCCGATGAAATATATACAAACCGTGATGAGGCAGTAAAGGCGATAAGAGCGGGTAGGTATCCGGCGACACGAAGGAATTATTTTTTTGTAAAAGGCAAACCTGCCGGTTTAGTCAGGGAATTTATTCTATTTGCTCTTTCTGAAGAAGGGGTTAAAATAGTAGATGAAGTTGGGGCAAGCCTCTCTTTAGCTACGCAGGAGCGGGAAAAGGTCTTAAAAAGCTTAGAGTAA
- the pstC gene encoding phosphate ABC transporter permease subunit PstC: protein MYQKRTIKDITAKHIMFTLTLLVSLLVVVIAWGLFTRSRPILSENSLTALLFSVKWHPTQGQFGFAPFILGTIYVTLVAIVLAVPLAIFSAVFLAEYAPKALRNSFKPVLDLLAGISPVIFGAFGVLVIVPLVQKYLLPVVAHLAKFVPFLATNNFTGFGVFSAGIILAMMIFPIMTQVAEEVIHSIPKEVRDSSLALGATHWETIKYVVLKKSRPGIIAAVILGLARAFGETIAVLMVVGNVVQIPKSLFDAAYTLPALIANNYGEMMSIPLYDSALLLAALILLVVTVFFNILAWLILARVEKAYV from the coding sequence ATGTATCAAAAAAGGACAATTAAAGATATAACCGCCAAGCACATTATGTTTACCCTGACTCTTCTGGTAAGCTTGCTGGTTGTAGTTATTGCTTGGGGATTATTTACAAGATCCCGGCCTATTCTTAGTGAAAATAGCCTTACGGCGCTTTTGTTTTCAGTAAAATGGCACCCCACCCAGGGACAATTTGGGTTCGCGCCATTTATTCTGGGAACAATTTATGTGACGCTGGTGGCCATTGTTTTAGCCGTCCCATTAGCCATATTTAGCGCTGTATTTCTCGCGGAGTATGCGCCGAAGGCCTTAAGAAATAGTTTTAAACCTGTGCTTGACCTATTGGCGGGGATTTCTCCGGTAATCTTCGGGGCCTTCGGCGTTTTAGTAATCGTTCCTCTTGTGCAAAAATATTTATTACCTGTCGTTGCGCATCTGGCAAAGTTTGTTCCGTTTTTAGCGACTAACAATTTTACCGGTTTTGGCGTATTTTCCGCCGGAATTATCCTGGCGATGATGATATTCCCGATTATGACCCAAGTTGCCGAGGAAGTAATCCACAGCATCCCTAAAGAAGTCAGGGATTCTTCGCTGGCTCTTGGGGCAACGCATTGGGAAACAATTAAATATGTGGTTTTAAAAAAGTCCCGGCCGGGTATCATTGCCGCGGTTATTCTTGGTTTAGCCAGGGCCTTTGGAGAGACAATAGCAGTGCTGATGGTGGTCGGTAATGTGGTGCAGATCCCCAAATCTTTATTTGATGCCGCCTATACGCTGCCGGCCCTGATTGCCAATAATTACGGCGAAATGATGTCTATCCCGTTATATGATTCCGCGTTATTATTGGCCGCTTTAATTTTACTGGTAGTTACTGTATTTTTTAATATATTAGCCTGGTTAATTCTTGCCAGAGTTGAAAAAGCATATGTCTAA
- a CDS encoding ABC transporter permease subunit — protein sequence MLVSFIFVIFIFLSMIAVIVIKGLPGLNWKMLTQTPKSGYYIGGEGGILNAILGSLYLAVGATLLAALISVPVVLFINVYLKKDSWFAMLVRFSFDVLWGIPSIVYGAFGFAVMIFFHVRASLLGAIITVAILEFPIISRVADGILKLVPVELKEVSLSLGATRFETSFKVILKQAAPGILTALLIGFGRGVSDAASVLFTAGYTDSLPTSLLRPVATLPLAIFFQLGTPFAEVQQRGYTAALILILIIFAISGLSRILSKRFHEHILR from the coding sequence ATGTTGGTTTCGTTTATTTTTGTAATTTTTATTTTTTTAAGCATGATCGCGGTTATTGTTATCAAGGGGCTGCCGGGGCTAAACTGGAAAATGCTAACTCAGACTCCTAAAAGCGGTTATTACATTGGCGGGGAGGGTGGTATTCTTAATGCGATCCTAGGTTCACTTTACCTTGCTGTAGGAGCTACTTTACTGGCAGCGTTGATCAGTGTTCCGGTTGTTCTCTTTATTAATGTGTACCTTAAAAAAGATTCCTGGTTTGCCATGTTGGTCAGATTTTCCTTTGATGTATTATGGGGAATTCCTTCAATTGTCTACGGCGCGTTTGGTTTCGCGGTAATGATATTTTTTCATGTGCGCGCTTCATTATTGGGGGCAATTATAACTGTCGCTATCTTAGAATTCCCGATAATCTCGCGCGTAGCCGACGGAATCCTTAAATTGGTTCCTGTGGAATTAAAAGAGGTATCTTTAAGTTTGGGCGCGACACGCTTTGAAACCTCTTTTAAAGTTATTTTAAAACAAGCCGCTCCCGGAATCCTTACGGCGCTACTAATCGGTTTTGGCAGGGGCGTCAGCGATGCCGCATCGGTTTTATTTACCGCAGGATATACCGATTCTCTTCCGACTTCATTATTAAGGCCGGTGGCAACCCTGCCCTTAGCCATATTTTTTCAGCTGGGGACGCCTTTTGCCGAAGTGCAACAGAGAGGATATACGGCTGCTTTGATCCTTATTTTAATTATTTTTGCGATCAGCGGATTAAGCCGGATTTTAAGTAAACGGTTCCACGAACATATATTGAGGTAA
- the pstB gene encoding phosphate ABC transporter ATP-binding protein PstB codes for MNKGNIRTDSLNVFYASHQALNEVTLDIPTRKITAIIGPSGCGKSTLLKSFNRLIELSDEVRISGKVFFDGENIYDKSVDVYSLRKKMGLLAQRPYPLPMSIYENVAYGLKIHNSIDKNKLGAIVEHYLKVANLWDEVKTRLHASATKLSIGQQQRLCLARGLAIEPEIILCDEPTSALDPFSSERIEKKLIELKEKYTIVIVTHNIQQAMKLADYVVFLYNGVVVEAEAADKIFKKPRELLTQAYLKGEFLDEIWVQKEAHSSRKIGEGEGI; via the coding sequence ATGAATAAGGGAAATATTCGTACCGATTCTTTGAATGTTTTTTACGCCAGCCACCAGGCGCTAAATGAAGTTACTCTGGATATCCCGACCAGGAAGATAACGGCAATTATCGGGCCTTCCGGCTGCGGTAAATCCACCCTGTTAAAAAGCTTTAACCGCCTCATTGAGTTAAGCGATGAAGTCAGGATATCGGGAAAAGTTTTTTTCGATGGTGAAAATATTTATGATAAGTCGGTAGATGTTTATTCGTTACGTAAAAAAATGGGGTTATTGGCTCAGCGGCCATATCCGCTGCCTATGTCTATCTATGAGAATGTGGCCTACGGGCTTAAGATCCATAATTCCATTGATAAGAATAAGCTAGGGGCGATAGTGGAGCATTATTTAAAGGTGGCTAATCTCTGGGATGAAGTCAAGACGCGCCTGCACGCTTCGGCAACAAAGCTTTCTATTGGCCAGCAACAGCGTTTATGCCTTGCCCGCGGCCTGGCGATCGAGCCGGAAATAATTCTCTGCGATGAACCAACCTCAGCGCTGGATCCTTTTTCTTCGGAGCGCATCGAAAAAAAACTTATCGAACTTAAAGAAAAATACACGATTGTTATCGTAACGCACAATATTCAGCAGGCAATGAAGCTTGCCGATTATGTTGTTTTTCTTTATAACGGAGTTGTTGTTGAGGCAGAGGCAGCCGATAAGATTTTTAAAAAGCCCCGGGAGCTCCTTACCCAGGCATATCTTAAGGGAGAATTTTTAGATGAGATCTGGGTGCAGAAAGAAGCGCATTCCAGCAGAAAAATTGGAGAAGGTGAAGGGATATAG
- the hemC gene encoding hydroxymethylbilane synthase translates to MKETLRLGARSSPLSLKQADEIKGIFPSIDFEVITYQTQGDRDKHTPFARFEGSDFFTRQLEEALLKREIDVAVHSAKDLEENPPRGLTIAAITASISPYECLVSRGNKLLGGLKPGSRIATSSSKRKNALLRYRRDLEIYDVRGNIEERLYQLDKGKFDALIVAHAALIRLGLENRITEIIPKWVIPAHPLQGSLALQVRSDNQRLIDLFSVVDTYKEKNNED, encoded by the coding sequence ATGAAAGAAACTCTAAGGCTGGGTGCCCGGTCAAGCCCGCTTTCCTTAAAACAGGCTGATGAAATAAAAGGTATTTTTCCTTCTATTGATTTTGAGGTTATTACTTATCAAACGCAAGGGGATAGGGATAAACATACGCCTTTTGCGCGGTTTGAAGGCAGTGATTTTTTTACCCGTCAACTTGAAGAGGCGTTATTGAAGAGGGAGATAGATGTTGCGGTGCATAGCGCTAAAGATCTGGAAGAAAATCCGCCCCGTGGATTGACAATTGCCGCAATCACCGCTTCAATAAGCCCTTATGAATGCTTGGTTTCCCGCGGGAACAAACTTTTGGGAGGGCTTAAGCCTGGCAGCCGGATTGCTACCAGCAGTTCCAAACGCAAAAACGCGCTTTTACGCTATCGCCGCGACCTTGAAATTTACGATGTGCGCGGGAATATTGAAGAACGCCTGTATCAATTGGATAAGGGGAAGTTTGACGCCCTTATTGTGGCGCATGCCGCTCTAATCAGGCTTGGGCTTGAAAATAGGATCACAGAAATTATCCCTAAGTGGGTTATTCCTGCGCATCCTTTGCAAGGATCTTTGGCCCTGCAGGTACGCAGCGATAATCAGCGCTTGATAGATTTATTCAGTGTAGTAGATACATATAAGGAGAAAAACAATGAAGATTAA